In Microbacterium pumilum, the following proteins share a genomic window:
- a CDS encoding LacI family DNA-binding transcriptional regulator codes for MNDEAKTGRGRRPTIADVAHRAGVSKGLVSFALNDRPGVNVATRDRILTIAAEMGWSPDLRARSLSTNRSFALGLVLRRDIAVVAGDPFFPAFIAGVERELSPAGQALVLASVPSSELEAGTYRKLAVERRVDGVFLADLRAGDERLALVQELGLAAVTLGHPDIDSPFPAVSVDDVDGLIATVDHLADLGHRSIAHVAGPSSMLHARRRSEAFHAACIARSIDGRVVETDFSAQQGGEATRALLADASRRPTAIAYSNDLMALAGIAVAQRAGLSVPRDLSVSGFDDSDIAQYVFPSLTSVATDALEWGAVAARALLAAIAGVSLDDTELSPARLVVRESTGPAPATYPSSAPPSPGDLADPDD; via the coding sequence ATGAACGACGAGGCGAAGACGGGACGGGGACGACGGCCGACGATCGCCGACGTCGCGCACCGCGCCGGCGTGAGCAAGGGCCTCGTCTCGTTCGCGCTCAACGATCGTCCCGGCGTCAATGTCGCGACACGTGATCGCATCCTGACCATCGCCGCAGAGATGGGCTGGTCGCCCGATCTGCGTGCCCGCTCGCTCAGCACCAATCGCTCGTTCGCTCTGGGGCTGGTTCTCCGGCGTGACATCGCCGTCGTGGCGGGCGATCCGTTCTTTCCGGCCTTCATCGCGGGCGTCGAGCGCGAGTTGTCTCCCGCCGGGCAGGCTCTCGTGCTCGCATCCGTTCCGAGCAGCGAGCTCGAGGCGGGCACCTATCGCAAGCTCGCAGTGGAGCGCCGGGTCGACGGCGTGTTCCTCGCCGATCTCCGCGCGGGCGATGAGCGGCTGGCGCTGGTCCAGGAGCTGGGTCTGGCCGCCGTCACTCTCGGCCATCCTGACATCGACTCGCCCTTCCCCGCCGTGTCCGTCGACGACGTGGACGGGCTGATCGCGACCGTCGACCATCTCGCCGACCTCGGCCATCGTTCCATCGCCCACGTGGCAGGGCCATCGAGCATGCTTCATGCACGCCGCCGCAGCGAGGCCTTCCACGCGGCGTGCATCGCCCGCAGCATCGACGGCCGCGTCGTGGAGACGGACTTCAGCGCACAGCAGGGCGGCGAGGCGACGCGCGCCCTTCTGGCCGACGCGTCCCGACGCCCCACAGCGATCGCGTACTCCAACGACCTCATGGCGCTGGCGGGCATCGCGGTGGCGCAGCGCGCAGGCCTGTCGGTCCCTCGGGACCTCTCCGTCTCGGGGTTCGACGACAGCGACATCGCGCAGTACGTGTTCCCGTCGCTGACCTCCGTGGCGACCGACGCTCTGGAATGGGGTGCCGTCGCGGCGCGTGCTCTGCTCGCAGCGATCGCCGGGGTCAGCCTCGACGACACCGAACTGTCGCCCGCGCGCCTTGTGGTGCGCGAATCCACCGGCCCGGCGCCGGCCACATACCCCTCATCAGCCCCACCGTCGCCTGGCGACCTGGCCGATCCAGACGACTGA
- a CDS encoding transglutaminase domain-containing protein, with protein sequence MQRDVYSRIVLNVTEPADLVFAVSVTRHYEPNNESFTATLDGAPVDSHEFLDDHGTRLHRVKSGNGLLEVQYRATVLGEGATATATEKDLLVYGRPSRYAESDSLGPTAYAEFAGITDAAELLHSVSSWVGTRLYYVSGSSLPTDGAIRTLLARQGVCRDYVHLCIALLRGLGIPARHVAAYAPGLYPMDFHAVAEAYIDGAWRVVDATTLAPRSTLVRIATGRDAADTAFLTVVSGRADLKDMEVSAVVDVLPNDDITQLVELH encoded by the coding sequence ATGCAACGCGACGTATACAGCCGCATCGTCCTGAATGTCACCGAACCCGCCGACCTGGTCTTCGCGGTCTCGGTCACCCGTCACTACGAGCCGAACAACGAGTCGTTCACCGCGACGCTAGACGGTGCTCCGGTCGACTCGCACGAGTTCCTCGACGACCACGGCACCCGCCTGCACCGGGTGAAGAGCGGCAACGGGCTCCTCGAGGTGCAGTACCGCGCGACCGTCCTCGGCGAGGGTGCCACCGCGACGGCGACCGAGAAGGACCTGCTCGTCTACGGCAGGCCCAGTCGCTATGCGGAGTCCGACTCACTCGGGCCGACGGCATACGCGGAGTTCGCGGGCATCACCGATGCGGCCGAACTGCTCCACTCGGTGTCGTCCTGGGTGGGAACACGCCTGTACTACGTCAGCGGCTCGAGCCTGCCGACCGATGGCGCCATTCGCACGCTTCTCGCGCGTCAGGGCGTCTGCCGTGACTATGTGCACCTGTGCATCGCGCTGCTGCGCGGACTCGGCATTCCGGCACGGCACGTGGCCGCCTACGCCCCTGGTCTGTATCCGATGGACTTCCACGCGGTCGCGGAGGCCTACATCGACGGAGCCTGGCGCGTCGTGGATGCGACCACTCTCGCTCCTCGCTCGACTCTCGTCCGAATCGCCACGGGACGGGATGCCGCCGACACCGCGTTCCTCACTGTCGTCTCCGGTCGCGCGGACCTCAAGGACATGGAGGTGTCGGCGGTCGTCGACGTCCTCCCCAACGACGACATCACGCAGCTGGTCGAACTCCACTAG